Below is a window of Kosakonia cowanii JCM 10956 = DSM 18146 DNA.
TGGATACGGAATTGTTAAAAACTTTCCTCGAAGTGAGCAGGACTCGTCACTTCGGGCGCGCAGCGGAAGCACTTTATCTGACGCAATCCGCGGTGAGCTTTCGTATTCGCCAACTGGAGAACCAGCTGGGGGTTAATCTCTTCACCCGCCATCGTAATAATATCCGCCTGACCGCGGCCGGCGAGAAGCTGCTGCCCTATGCAGAAACGCTTATGAGTACCTGGCAAGCCGCCCGCAAAGAGGTCGCGCATACCTCGCGGCATCATCAATTTTCAATTGGTGCCAGTGCATCGCTTTGGGAATGCATGCTAAGTGACTGGCTCTCCCGGCTTTACCATTTGCAAGATAACCTTCAGTTTGAAGCGCGCATTGCCCAACGACAATCTCTGGTAAAACAATTACATGAGAGGCAACTCGATCTGTTAATAACGACCGAGACGCCAAAGATGGATGAGTTCAGCAGCCAGTTATTAGGCCATTTCACGCTTGCTCTTTACAGCGCCGAGCCAGAGAAGAAGAAAAGCGATCTCAATTACTTGCGCCTGGAATGGGGGCCAGATTTTCAGCAGCATGAGTCTGGATTGATCGCCAGTGATGACGTGCCGACTTTAACGACCAGTTCAGCGGAGGTTGCCCATCAGCAATTACCAAAACTGAATGGTTGTACCTGGTTGCCCGTTTCCTGGGCTGAGCCGAAAGAGAGTCTTTATCCTGTGATGGACACAGAAACATTGTCTCGCCCGTTATATGCGATCTGGCTGCAAAACAGTGATAAACAGAACCAGATAAAGGATCTTTTGAAGATTAACGTTATCGAATAGGGCGTTCTGAAGGGCAAGGAGGCTCTTCAGATCTTTTGAAATATAGCCAAGGTACAAATTCAGGAAGGAAATTGCCTGAAAAAAGGCAAAAAAAAATCCTTAGCAGATGCTAAGGATTATTTCTGGCAGGGGCGGAGGGACTCGAACCCCCAACACCCGGTTTTGGAGACCGGTGCTCTACCAATTGAACTACGCCCCTAATTAGGGTGGCGGAACGGACGGGACTCGAACCCGCGACCCCCTGCGTGACAGGCAGGTATTCTAACCGACTGAACTACCGCTCCACCGAATTTTTTCACAACCACCGGTTTGTTGCCCCGGTTTACTGCTTAATTTGATGCCTGGCAGTTCCCTACTCTCGCATGGGGAGACCCCACACTACCATCGGCGCTACGGCGTTTCACTTCTGAGTTCGGCATGGGGTCAGGTGGGACCACCGCGCTAGTGCCGCCAGGCAAATTCTGTTGCCATCCCGCGTTAGCCGGACGGCTTAATCTGTATCAGCTGAAAATCATCTCTCATCCGCCAAAACATCTTCGGCGTTGTAAGGTTAAGCCTCACGGTTCATTAGTACCGGTTAGCTCAACGCATCGCTGCGCTTACACACCCGGCCTATCAACGTCGTCGTCTTCAACGTTCCTTCAGGAGACTTAAAGTCTCAGGGAGAACTCATCTCGGGGCAAGTTTCGTGCTTAGATGCTTTCAGCACTTATCTCTTCCGCATTTAGCTACCGGGCAGTGCCATTGGCATGACAACCCGAACACCAGTGATGCGTCCACTCCGGTCCTCTCGTACTAGGAGCAGCCCCCCTCAATTCTCCAGCGCCCACGGCAGATAGGGACCGAACTGTCTCACGACGTTCTAAACCCAGCTCGCGTACCACTTTAAATGGCGAACAGCCATACCCTTGGGACCTACTTCAGCCCCAGGATGTGATGAGCCGACATCGAGGTGCCAAACACCGCCGTCGATATGAACTCTTGGGCGGTATCAGCCTGTTATCCCCGGAGTACCTTTTATCCGTTGAGCGATGGCCCTTCCATTCAGAACCACCGGATCACTATGACCTGCTTTCGCACCTGCTCGCGCCGTCACGCTCGCAGTCAAGCCAGCTTATGCCATTGCACTAACCTCCTGATGTCCGACCAGGATTAGCTGACCTTCGTGCTCCTCCGTTACGCTTTAGGAGGAGACCGCCCCAGTCAAACTACCCACCAGACACTGTCCGCAACCCGGATCACGGGTCCACGTTAGAACATCAAACATTAAAGGGTGGTATTTCAAGGTTGGCTCCACGCAGACTGGCGTCCACGCTTCAAAGCCTCCCACCTATCCTACACATCAAGGCTCAATGTTCAGTGTCAAGCTATAGTAAAGGTTCACGGGGTCTTTCCGTCTTGCCGCGGGTACACTGCATCTTCACAGCGAGTTCAATTTCACTGAGTCTCGGGTGGAGACAGCCTGGCCATCATTACGCCATTCGTGCAGGTCGGAACTTACCCGACAAGGAATTTCGCTACCTTAGGACCGTTATAGTTACGGCCGCCGTTTACCGGGGCTTCGATCAAGAGCTTCA
It encodes the following:
- the hdfR gene encoding HTH-type transcriptional regulator HdfR, which codes for MDTELLKTFLEVSRTRHFGRAAEALYLTQSAVSFRIRQLENQLGVNLFTRHRNNIRLTAAGEKLLPYAETLMSTWQAARKEVAHTSRHHQFSIGASASLWECMLSDWLSRLYHLQDNLQFEARIAQRQSLVKQLHERQLDLLITTETPKMDEFSSQLLGHFTLALYSAEPEKKKSDLNYLRLEWGPDFQQHESGLIASDDVPTLTTSSAEVAHQQLPKLNGCTWLPVSWAEPKESLYPVMDTETLSRPLYAIWLQNSDKQNQIKDLLKINVIE